In Xyrauchen texanus isolate HMW12.3.18 chromosome 45, RBS_HiC_50CHRs, whole genome shotgun sequence, a single window of DNA contains:
- the klhdc10 gene encoding kelch domain-containing protein 10 isoform X2, whose product MSAAEGAHSPDRLNQFERLSGRPPLREAGSKKRVCWLHARRILGQPCPSLRIPNRFLGEGHRAPPARSGHRCVADNTSLYVFGGYNPDYNESGGSDNEDYPLFRELWRFHFATAVLHGNNLLVFGGTGIPFGENNGNDVHVCNVKYKRWSLLNCRGKKPNRIYGQAMAIINGFLYVFGGTTGYIYSTDLHRLDLTTREWNHLKPNNPPDDLPEERYRHEIAHDGQRIYILGGGTSWTSYPLDKIHAYNLETNSWEEITTKPHERIGYPAPRRCHSCVQIKNDVFICGGYNGEVILDDLWKINLQSFQWNKLPALMPEPAYFHCAAVTPAGCMYIHGGVVNIHDNKRTGSLFKIWLVVPSLLELCWERLLKAFPHLAQLTPIQLLNLGLTQELIERLK is encoded by the exons ATGTCTGCCGCAGAAGGAGCGCACAGCCCGGATAGACTCAATCAGTTTGAACGGCTGTCTGGAAGGCCTCCGTTAAGAGAAGCAG GCTCTAAGAAGAGAGTTTGCTGGCTACATGCTCGAAGAATCCTCGGCCAACCCTGCCCCAGTCTACGGATCCCTAACAGGTTTTTAGGAGAAG GTCATAGAGCCCCTCCGGCCCGTAGCGGCCATCGCTGTGTGGCTGACAACACCAGCCTCTATGTGTTCGGAGGGTACAATCCAGATTACAATGAATCAGGTGGCTCAGATAACGAAGACTATCCGCTGTTCAGGGAGCTGTGGAGGTTCCACTTTGCCACGG cTGTTTTGCATGGAAACAACCTGCTTGTGTTTGGTGGGACTGGAATCCCATTCGGTGAGAACAATGGAAATGACGTACACGTCTGCAATGTGAAATACAAACGATGGTCTCTCCTTAACTGCCGGGGCAAGAAACCTAATCGAATATATGGACAG GCGATGGCCATAATCAATGGCTTCTTGTACGTGTTTGGAGGGACGACAGGTTACATCTACAGCACTGATCTCCACAGACTGGATCTGACAACACGAGAGTGGAATCACTTGAAACCCAACAACCCTCCAGATGACCTGCCTGAGGAGCG ATATAGACATGAGATAGCCCATGATGGACAGAGGATCTATATCCTAGGTGGGGGAACCTCCTGGACCTCCTACCCATTAGACAAG ATACATGCATATAACCTCGAAACAAATTCCTGGGAGGAAATCACAACTAAGCCTCATGAAAGAATAG GATACCCAGCCCCTCGTAGATGTCATAGTTGTGTGCAGATTAAAAATG ATGTATTTATATGTGGTGGATACAATGGTGAAGTTATACTAGACGATCTGTGGAAGATCAACCTGCAGTCGTTCCAGTGGAATAAACTACCTGCATTGATGCCTGAACCTGCGTACTTCCACTGTGCTGCTGTTACCCCG GCCGGTTGCATGTACATCCACGGTGGCGTGGTGAACATCCATGATAATAAGCGAACTGGTTCCTTGTTTAAGATCTGGCTGGTGGTGCCCAGTCTGCTGGAGCTGTGCTGGGAGCGTCTGCTCAAAGCCTTCCCACACCTGGCCCAACTCACCCCGATACAGCTGCTAAACTTGGGCCTTACCCAGGAACTCATTGAACGCTTGAAATGA
- the klhdc10 gene encoding kelch domain-containing protein 10 isoform X1, producing MSAAEGAHSPDRLNQFERLSGRPPLREAGSKKRVCWLHARRILGQPCPSLRIPNRFLGEGHRAPPARSGHRCVADNTSLYVFGGYNPDYNESGGSDNEDYPLFRELWRFHFATGTWQQIRTEGFMPTELASMSAVLHGNNLLVFGGTGIPFGENNGNDVHVCNVKYKRWSLLNCRGKKPNRIYGQAMAIINGFLYVFGGTTGYIYSTDLHRLDLTTREWNHLKPNNPPDDLPEERYRHEIAHDGQRIYILGGGTSWTSYPLDKIHAYNLETNSWEEITTKPHERIGYPAPRRCHSCVQIKNDVFICGGYNGEVILDDLWKINLQSFQWNKLPALMPEPAYFHCAAVTPAGCMYIHGGVVNIHDNKRTGSLFKIWLVVPSLLELCWERLLKAFPHLAQLTPIQLLNLGLTQELIERLK from the exons ATGTCTGCCGCAGAAGGAGCGCACAGCCCGGATAGACTCAATCAGTTTGAACGGCTGTCTGGAAGGCCTCCGTTAAGAGAAGCAG GCTCTAAGAAGAGAGTTTGCTGGCTACATGCTCGAAGAATCCTCGGCCAACCCTGCCCCAGTCTACGGATCCCTAACAGGTTTTTAGGAGAAG GTCATAGAGCCCCTCCGGCCCGTAGCGGCCATCGCTGTGTGGCTGACAACACCAGCCTCTATGTGTTCGGAGGGTACAATCCAGATTACAATGAATCAGGTGGCTCAGATAACGAAGACTATCCGCTGTTCAGGGAGCTGTGGAGGTTCCACTTTGCCACGGGTACTTGGCAACAAATCCGCACAGAGGGCTTTATGCCCACCGAGCTGGCCTCAATGTCTG cTGTTTTGCATGGAAACAACCTGCTTGTGTTTGGTGGGACTGGAATCCCATTCGGTGAGAACAATGGAAATGACGTACACGTCTGCAATGTGAAATACAAACGATGGTCTCTCCTTAACTGCCGGGGCAAGAAACCTAATCGAATATATGGACAG GCGATGGCCATAATCAATGGCTTCTTGTACGTGTTTGGAGGGACGACAGGTTACATCTACAGCACTGATCTCCACAGACTGGATCTGACAACACGAGAGTGGAATCACTTGAAACCCAACAACCCTCCAGATGACCTGCCTGAGGAGCG ATATAGACATGAGATAGCCCATGATGGACAGAGGATCTATATCCTAGGTGGGGGAACCTCCTGGACCTCCTACCCATTAGACAAG ATACATGCATATAACCTCGAAACAAATTCCTGGGAGGAAATCACAACTAAGCCTCATGAAAGAATAG GATACCCAGCCCCTCGTAGATGTCATAGTTGTGTGCAGATTAAAAATG ATGTATTTATATGTGGTGGATACAATGGTGAAGTTATACTAGACGATCTGTGGAAGATCAACCTGCAGTCGTTCCAGTGGAATAAACTACCTGCATTGATGCCTGAACCTGCGTACTTCCACTGTGCTGCTGTTACCCCG GCCGGTTGCATGTACATCCACGGTGGCGTGGTGAACATCCATGATAATAAGCGAACTGGTTCCTTGTTTAAGATCTGGCTGGTGGTGCCCAGTCTGCTGGAGCTGTGCTGGGAGCGTCTGCTCAAAGCCTTCCCACACCTGGCCCAACTCACCCCGATACAGCTGCTAAACTTGGGCCTTACCCAGGAACTCATTGAACGCTTGAAATGA
- the klhdc10 gene encoding kelch domain-containing protein 10 isoform X3 yields the protein MSAAEGAHSPDRLNQFERLSGRPPLREAGHRAPPARSGHRCVADNTSLYVFGGYNPDYNESGGSDNEDYPLFRELWRFHFATGTWQQIRTEGFMPTELASMSAVLHGNNLLVFGGTGIPFGENNGNDVHVCNVKYKRWSLLNCRGKKPNRIYGQAMAIINGFLYVFGGTTGYIYSTDLHRLDLTTREWNHLKPNNPPDDLPEERYRHEIAHDGQRIYILGGGTSWTSYPLDKIHAYNLETNSWEEITTKPHERIGYPAPRRCHSCVQIKNDVFICGGYNGEVILDDLWKINLQSFQWNKLPALMPEPAYFHCAAVTPAGCMYIHGGVVNIHDNKRTGSLFKIWLVVPSLLELCWERLLKAFPHLAQLTPIQLLNLGLTQELIERLK from the exons ATGTCTGCCGCAGAAGGAGCGCACAGCCCGGATAGACTCAATCAGTTTGAACGGCTGTCTGGAAGGCCTCCGTTAAGAGAAGCAG GTCATAGAGCCCCTCCGGCCCGTAGCGGCCATCGCTGTGTGGCTGACAACACCAGCCTCTATGTGTTCGGAGGGTACAATCCAGATTACAATGAATCAGGTGGCTCAGATAACGAAGACTATCCGCTGTTCAGGGAGCTGTGGAGGTTCCACTTTGCCACGGGTACTTGGCAACAAATCCGCACAGAGGGCTTTATGCCCACCGAGCTGGCCTCAATGTCTG cTGTTTTGCATGGAAACAACCTGCTTGTGTTTGGTGGGACTGGAATCCCATTCGGTGAGAACAATGGAAATGACGTACACGTCTGCAATGTGAAATACAAACGATGGTCTCTCCTTAACTGCCGGGGCAAGAAACCTAATCGAATATATGGACAG GCGATGGCCATAATCAATGGCTTCTTGTACGTGTTTGGAGGGACGACAGGTTACATCTACAGCACTGATCTCCACAGACTGGATCTGACAACACGAGAGTGGAATCACTTGAAACCCAACAACCCTCCAGATGACCTGCCTGAGGAGCG ATATAGACATGAGATAGCCCATGATGGACAGAGGATCTATATCCTAGGTGGGGGAACCTCCTGGACCTCCTACCCATTAGACAAG ATACATGCATATAACCTCGAAACAAATTCCTGGGAGGAAATCACAACTAAGCCTCATGAAAGAATAG GATACCCAGCCCCTCGTAGATGTCATAGTTGTGTGCAGATTAAAAATG ATGTATTTATATGTGGTGGATACAATGGTGAAGTTATACTAGACGATCTGTGGAAGATCAACCTGCAGTCGTTCCAGTGGAATAAACTACCTGCATTGATGCCTGAACCTGCGTACTTCCACTGTGCTGCTGTTACCCCG GCCGGTTGCATGTACATCCACGGTGGCGTGGTGAACATCCATGATAATAAGCGAACTGGTTCCTTGTTTAAGATCTGGCTGGTGGTGCCCAGTCTGCTGGAGCTGTGCTGGGAGCGTCTGCTCAAAGCCTTCCCACACCTGGCCCAACTCACCCCGATACAGCTGCTAAACTTGGGCCTTACCCAGGAACTCATTGAACGCTTGAAATGA